tgagggtgaaataTTATCTGTAACAAATTTCTTAATTTATTaagcttagacttgtgtgtttttgctttattttgcttggtgacttactttgttctgtctgttattacttgaagccacttaaatcctactttttacacttaataaaatcacttttgtttattaatatgcccagagtaagtgattaatacctggggaagcaaacagctgtgcacatctctctatcagtgttatagagagtgcACAATTTATGAACTTACCTTGTATAAGGTTTATACAGAGTAAACGGATGTATTTGGGGTTCAGgctcccagaaaggctgaacactgggcactgggaaagtccctgttaactgagaagcccCTGGGCTGAGTGAatgtcagtttcagtgaactgcagagaggTGTGGCCCAacctctgggtctgtgctggagctgactggAGTGTTtaactcagcaagacaggagtggaggggcacctgttctggcaggaggggtgttctcagtggtatcccagctcATCGAGTGACGGTCTGGAGgggagtctctgtgaccgaacctgtcacatgcctatgtcccattttcaaaagtgaaagtcagtgggactaagGCTTCCAAGTCACTCAGGCCACGTCCACACTAAAGTTATGTCACCCTAATTTACATTAGCCACTGTAGTTATTACATCACTTGTGTGGGCGCACAgttggctccttgtgtcagcagtgcacgtcctcaccaggagcgcttgtattgattgtactgtcagtgtggggcattgtgggatggttcCTGAAAGCCAGGAACAGTCaacgtaagcaatgcagtgtctgcaCTGACACCGTGTCAACCTAATTACATACACCACTCAGGGAGGTGTGTTACTAAATCAGCATAGAGAGGCACTTATGTCTgcgggagccaaatttaagtgatcACACTTCCACAGCTAGCTcaatgtaaggcagcttatgcCAACCTAACCATGTAGTGTAGACACCTGATGTAGACAACAGgccttagacacttttgaaaattttacctcccGCCCTGTCTCTTGTATCCCcggccagtgctctgtccaccAGACCAGCCTTCCAACCACTTCTCTGCAAGGCTCCTACAGCCAAATTCAAGCTGtgctagtcagtttcacttggGCAAACAGACCATGTTGTGTGTTTCTTGCCCTTGAGCGGAGGAGCCTGACACTTTGGTTCAGATTCCTGCTGTGAATGGGAGCACgtgtctacatgaacatttagtttgcagcaggctggggtgtaaatctaccccacaccagcctgctgtgcactaactgtCCAGGCGGATCCTGCTGACATGCCCTAATAGCTCCTCAGTGCTCTTTGATCCACTTCCATTTGATAGTGGGGTAGATCCAAGTGCACTAAGGAACCGTTAGTGTGCTTCAGCAAGGTCCACATagacactcagggcttgtctacacttaaaacgctgcagtggtgcagctgtagcttcagtgaagatgctacctgtGCTGATGGGAAGGgttctcccactggcataggtactccacttccctgagaggcagcagctaggTCAACGGGAGAATTCTCCTGCCAACCTATCACTgtctacgctgcgggttaggtcAGTTAATTGTGTCACTAAAGGGTGTGGATTTTTGACGTCCGTGAATAATGTACTTATACGGACCTAAACTCTTACTGCGGACCAAGCCTCTGTGCATGACAGGTTGGTGCAGAATAAATCTATATACCAGCTTGCCTTGAACTAAattttcatgtagacaagcccttatgaattaaaaattTGTTTCCATGGCTTTTCTCTAATATTCACTTAAGATCTTCTGTTTCAGTGAACATTCTATTTGCAGAGATGGCTACAAACATGTCACAAAGGCTGCCAAAGCAAATTTGACTAAAACCACGAATGAATATTTGTGGAattttgtgtgtgcgcgcacatgtTATATGCAAAGTTCTACTAATAACCTAGTGAAGAACACAAGAGGTGTAGAATTTCTGTAACAGTTGTGATGGACTCAGACCAGAAGGAGATAAGAATGTGGGGGAAGGCAGGGTATCAGCCTTAGGATGAGCAGGTCCCTGTTCCCTGGATAGCCAAACAGGGGCTGCTCTAGGCCAATTGAGACACCTGATGCCAATTAACCAGTTACGGCCATTAGGGTAATGAAGACCGCTGGAACCAATCAAGGTCTCACTCATACTGCTTAAAAGCTCTCCTTCCAGTTCCCTCAGGAAAGCCTCAGTGAAAGGagctagaggagaggaagtgttgcTGAagcctgaggtaagggtgaagcaaGGAAAAGGGGACCACGGGGAAGTGGGCCAGGGAATCAAAGCATCTCCAGTGGTGAAGGGGAAGCCACCACCAGCTGccaccattagggtccctgggctggaacctggagcagAGGGTGGGTCAGGGTGTCCCGTCCCCCCATGCCCTCTCTGCTCTACAGAGATCCCCTTGAGAGGGGAAGCAGGCCTTGGTCCAGGCAGGAGGCCAAACTGCACCTACTAGCTCAAGggagcaacagagactgtggggtaTTCCCCCTTTCCACCTCCCATACTGGCCTGTGATGAAAGTAGCTTGATCGGCTGTGACCCTTGCCACTACACTGGGAAAGGGAGGTCACAATGAAGGCCTTAGCAAGCTTCTGAGGCCACTGAATCTGCCCAGAATCACAGGACCCACCAGTACAGGCTCGGAGCTTTGTCACACAGTTCACTTGCAGTGTACTAGAGCAGagatggccaacctgagcctgagaaggagccaaaatttaccaatgtgcattggCAAAGAGCCACCGTAACATGTCAGCAGCCCCATCAGCTCCACCTTGCCCCCACtgtctcccacccaccagcagcaccGCTGATCAGCACCTAACCCTCCATCCCTGCACCTCCCGTCTGCCTTGATcatctgttttgtggtgtgcaggtggctcggagggtgaggggagagcaagggcatggcagactcaggggaaggggcgggggccttgggggaaggagtggagcggggcctggggcagagccaggggttgagcagtaaGCACCCtgtagcacattggaaagttggtgcctgtagctccagttccggagttggcgcctatgcaaAGAGCCGTATTTTatcttctgaagagctgcatgtggctctggagccacagggtGGCCACCCCTGTACTAGAGTGTTGTGGTGAATGGGCAGAGGTAAAACTCTGAATGCAAAAAGTAGAGCACCTTTTTCTAATACTAAATCAAATAggacaaatttaaaaaatagtctTATAAATGGTAAATGATTTACCGTAATCTAGGACAGAACTTCTACAGCAAATGGCATGATTTCCTACCTCCTTTCTATTTCCTAGCATGATGATgaaaagcaataaataaatacataaaaaataaaGACTCTCCACACCTCATAGTATTCATTTTAATAGTTGCTATTTAAGCACACGGACGGAAATAGAGATATGCACCTTTCAAACTCGCGCTTACAAAGGTTGCAAAAGCTGCCAACAGAATGGCCTTTGATGTCCCCCCCCAATATAAAAAAGGAAACAATTGATATGTTTAAATTGCTTTATTTTGGAATCCATAAATATTTGTTACTGACAAAAGTGGAAAAATCCTTAAGACTCTAAATTTTACTAAACTGATAATATTTTTGTTTACAGTACATATAGAATGTGCTTTTACTGGTAAGTATAACAACAAGAATAATACAGAGAAAAACAGTCAAATACTGCTCATTTTGAAGCTTATTTAATGGTTAACCAAGAGTCTGTGCAAAGTTACAGATACAAATGTACTTTCTCATCAGGACTACTGAATAATAAACACGGAATCCATAAATTGGGCTAAAGCACAAAAATGTCCACCTAACCCCTCTTAGGAAATATTGTCCCCCAAACTAAAAATATTACAGTAAGAAATGTCTTTCTTGGAGCCAAGAAATTCTCGCTACAAAATTTCTAACCGATTTACGGAATGAAGGTTGTAAGAAGCTATTACAAAGCACATGGGCAGAACTTCAGAATGTCGTGGCTCTCACATTTCACTGCTGTCGTGAATGGCACCAACCGTGAGAATTTTTACGCATAAGAGCACAAAAGAGACACAAAATGTCATTTCTTTAACTATTGAGATAGTAGATCACTTTCAGATTTACATAAATATATTGGAACAGAATAATCCATCTCCGTTCTAGCCTACGGGCTTTCAGTGGgtcaaatgtagattttttttttaattttgtttttttagccAGTCAAATTTAGAACTAACAAGGATATCTCAGTTGTAAGCCTAAGCCAGCTAAAGACAGCCTTCTAATTACACCTTTATGATCAGCTTGTGAACATACAACATACAAGTCGCTATTTTCTAAGAAACAGCCGGACACAATTATTGCTAACAacactttttttaatgaaaatatttaatccaACTTTTCAAAACTTTCCCATAGTTTTACCTCCCCAGCACATGAAATCTACATGTATTCACCAGCTTTCAGTGTAGTTCCTCCTTCCAGCTCTATAGAATAAATCTGAAACTAAAGCTAAGATGAGCTAGTCCTCTGCTACATAAACTGAAAATGGCTAATCAGTCAAAATTAGAACATATACTTCCATTACAGTTAAATGTTACCCTGTTTCATGAAGCTTTGTTTGTTATGAAGGACTTTTCCCAACTGCTGGGAactctcccccttttccctgggaTGATTCTGCTTGTATAGAGTCAGCGCCCAAATCCCATCGTGTTGCACATTTTGGATGTGGATTGGTTTGATATAATATCATGTATCTGCAGCTGTGAAGCCCAGCTTCATGGGCCTCTCATTGCATGTGGTCAGGAAAGCAGAGCAGTAAGTAGAAATTAACTCTGGGCAAGGAAAGGACATCTTGTATCTCAGTAACCATTTCCCACCTCACGCTTCTCCACATCCCTGAATCAGAGTGTCGTTTAAAAAAGGAACATTAAAATATTGGAAAATATTgtaatttttcattaaaacacAATTTGGTGCCTTTAAAATAGATTTGATAACATTTCCATCAGCTCTGATGAAGTTTTTATGTGATATGTGGTTCATTAAAAATAGTTTCCATATTTCAAAGACTGTGTCTATAGATCTCAGGGGATAAGATTGCTCCAAGGTCAGTCTGAATTCCGGGGTTCCCCTATGAACCCACTGTTGTAGAACACTGCCTGGGGCATGCAAAGTCAATATCAGCGTGTAGGAAATGCTATAAACCCAGGGCATACTGTGTTGGACctccctcttctctcctccccacatgCATTTTGGGAACTTGGCACTCTGCAGATGCTTATGGCCACCCACGGCTAGGACAGAAAAGATTAATCATAAGCCAGATCTACTGTACTGAGGAATCTGGACTGTGTGGTGCTTTTCTCCTGAGGAGAGGGTCATAAGGTGGCTCAGACCTGGGCAGCATGAAGCAAGGAAGTTGAAGGATGTGTGAGAACTGCCATGGGGACTGCAGCTGGCTAGAGAGACAATGGACAGGTTACAGGAGAGACGTAAACCAGCGGGTTATTCTGTGAAGCTGCCCCAACCAGCGCACTCTCCCTctgaatagggtgaccatatgtggACTCTTGGCAGTCCAGACACAGTAATTTAGCACAGGGCCTTCCAACCAACAAATAACAATGCTAGTACTAATTATAATACTTTGCTCTTCTGTGGTGTACTCGGCAGCTCTCAACGCACTTTATAGACATTACTGAATTAACCCCACCACACCCCCATATTATTATTCTCCTTTGGCTAAAGGGGAGCTGAACAAAGCACGGGGAGGTTGCACTGCCAGTCACTGGCAAAGCTGGGACTAGTCCTCCAGCATCATCGtgattcccagccccagaccATGCATCCTCTGAGTGACAAGCCCTCAGAAAGAGGAACAAGGAGGAACTCAATCCAATCAAACACAATGGCTTGTGCTGAACATTGCTGTGCCAGTTCCCTGCCTATCATACCACACAAGGCAAGTCACACAACAGAGCGGTGTCCAGAAGAGATATGCAGTATCCAGTGCAAGAAGCATTTTCAAGAGAAACTTCCAAACCTCGCTTTGATGGCGACTGCTTCCCTGAAGAGGGTGTGCATTGAAGGATCTGTTGATTGCTCCTATGAGATACATCAACTTCACCCAGCTGCATGGGTGAAAGAGACAGGGAAAGGGGGGCCAGAATTTCTTTGGAAGATTATTGCCCAAGTAGGACAGGCTGGCAGAAGACCTGCAACCTTTGTGAAACGGGACAGGTGAAACTCTGCAATCAAATGGCCTGGAGCACAACACAGCATCTGTGCAGAGTACTTAGGAGAAGAGTCCAGTAGCTCCTTAACTCATGGACTGAAAGTGGAAGCAAAGAATGGAGTTTGTGGGAAAAGAGCCATCCAGAGAGCTGTGCTTGGCCATAGAAGAAGAGAAATGAGTGTCCTAACCCTGTGCCTGAGCATCCCACACTGAGCCCTGCTCTTCCCCCGGGACTGCTGGAAACCGGGCCTGTATCTCTTCTCACACTCTGTTCACAGTGGAATAGCTCCTGGTTTACACTGGAGTGAGAAGGGAATCAGGGTGTGATGTCCTGGGTCTTGAAGGAAGTCCTGGGATTTCCCAGACAGCTGCTGTATCCTGGCTTCTACCCAATGTCTGCCGAAACCTGGTGGGCCAAGAAGCTAGTAGGACTATATAGCCTCAGCCAAGGCACCACCATGGGCACCCTGATTGGTGGATTGCCCGGCTCCACTGATTGGTCCAACCATGCTATTTAAGGCaggaggaggaacaggaagtttgtcTGAGCAGCAAGGCGATTTCCTGTTGTGGCTGCATTGGCCCTAACTTgtgcctgcctcctgcacccaaccctatTCCTGCTCCATTCCTGCCTCATGGCCGCCTTCACTCCCATTCCCACCGTGGTCCTGCTCTGCGCTTGATCCTTGCCTCTCCTCCAGTTCCTACCCTTGTGCCTCACCTCCAATCATCAGTTAACAGTATTGGCTCCTTCCCTGgcctggctctggcatttggaaTCTGACCTTGGTTTTGACCCTCAGCTTCAACTCCTGGCTCTGGTAACTGGCCGTTTACTCTGGTGCTGACTCTCATCTCATTTCCCCAACCTGGATACCTGCTCCACCCACTagtcctgactcctgctctgaccactaggccagacCACCTACATCCTGGTCCATAACACAGAGCTCCACAGACTCTGTGATCAGCATCTCCCTATCAAAGATAGCGGCAGCTGCAAACAGCTCCATTCTGTTCAGAATTAGCCCCAGCCCTCAAGACATGGGGAGTCTGGGTGAAGGCTCAGGGGCGTGGCTGTTTCTGAGAAGCGTCCACATCTGAAGGGCTGGGACTGGGctgaggaggtgggaggggagcatCAGTGGAGCgaaaggagccaggagctgctcaGAGAGGCTGTTCCTCTGTCCCCTGCGGGGGGCATGGCAGAACGCTATACAAGCAGGGAGAGGATTCATTCTGATCACATGACCCAGAGAAGTTTTAGCCCTGAGGGAACATAATACAGGCACCTAGACCAGGGTGACCCTCGTTTGTTCCATCCCAGCACAGTTTCTGTCAAACAAAGCCCTGTACTCCTAATAGCTTGACTCCTTTCCCAAGGTACTGAGCCCTGGGACCTAGAGACTGGGTCAAACACAGCCCAGAATGGGGCCCTTGAGCATTGCAGCATGATGAGTGTCAAATGGGAACAGGTTCATCACTAGGGTCTGCCTTTAACAGCCTACCCCAGGAGAACCCcttcccactgccagcctggcACCACGGGACCCAGAGTGCCTCAGAATTAGCCTGGGCCCGGAGCCCAGACAGAGCCAGGGATCATCTCACACCACACGCCTGCTCTGCAGGGTGGGAGTCAAAGCAGCGTTAGGAGGGGTGAGATAATTGGGGGGGGAAGACAGAGGGGCTTGCTAAGGGGAGTGGGAGAGGGGCCAGTTACAGGGTAtgtgggggagaggcagagaaatGGGCTAGTTAAAGTGAGTAGGAGGAGGGCCATTTAAggagagtgtgggggaggggcaaagacaGCTAGTTATAGTATATAAGTGGGAGGGGCCATTTATGGGATACGAGGGGGAAGGGGCATTTATGAGGTATGAGGATTATGAGGAGGAGCAGCAGTTACTGGGTATGTGGGGATAATTAAAGTGAATAGGAGAGGGACCAGTTACAgggtctgtgggggaggggcagagaagggtcatttaaggggagtgtgggggaggggcaaagacaGCTAGTTACAGGGTAAGAGAGGAGGGGCCATTTATGGGATATGGCGGGGGGCATTTGTATGGTATAAGAGGGAAGAACAGTTACTGAGTAtgtgggggagaggcagagagatggGCTAGTTAAATTAGTAATTATTAAGATGTGTATTTAAAATCTGAAGTCATTCATTATCTTATCCAGGCAGAGGGCTCCATTCTGCCAGTTGGGAAAACGTGCTCATGTGATGGGAACTGAATGTGTGCCATATTGAGCAACTGTTGAAGGGTCGTTAACATGGTCACAGACGCCATCACTTGGTCTGGGATGCTGACCTGCCTTTTGAAAGCTCTGAGATTCTTCCCAGTGCACAGAGGTATGTCCTAGTTTGAATTAGTTCTACAGAATGTAAATACAGACTGAGATACAAAACACTTCACAAATTTTGGACCCATGAGTCTATTTTTGAAAGAATTTACAAATACTCTGTATCTAATTAGTATTATACATCAGATATACAACATGCCCATTTAGTATAATTATGTTGGATATATAATTTATGCACATGAAATGTAACTGTCTGCTCAGATGATGATTGGAAAATATCCATCTAGATTTGGGTTAATAGACAAActtttctgtctgtctctgttcAAACAGATTTAGCAGAGAGCTTGCCATTCCTCTGAAATGGTGAGTCCTCAGTTGTCACTGAGAGGAATAATTAGGCTCAGAAACAGAGCTGAGGAATTGGACTGGGATGAGATGTTAATAGGATGGTGAAAtcgtggctccactgaagtcaatgggagttttactatttCAATAGAGCCAGTGATTCACCCAAAGTGCTTTTTAGCAATGAAATTATGGTGAGTTTTGGTGCCTCCGGCATCATGTCGGCAAGAAGCTGAACCAATGAAATCCCACCCCTGTTTTCTATTTACAGACTGCAGAAATTAGGATGAGTGCAGAAAGGGCCTAACGAGCATTTCAGCATAATTGTGCTTATTGACACGTCAACCCCACTACTTCCTACACTGAGAGAGCAGGCAATTTGTAGGCACTATTATATTTCTGTTTTATGAGTATATTTAATATAAACAACACTTCATTTATCAGCTAGGCTAATTGTGTCACTAGAGCTGACAGTCCCCTAGTAAGCTTTGACTTTTAAATCAGGAAGAACAACAGCTACCTGGGGGACATCCTAGCATCTAACGCTTGCCTGTGACTATTAGCAGCTAAGAGCAATAGAAGTAGTCACTGAAAAATTCAGTACTGGCCAAAAGGGCTGGTGTGAGAGATGGTGACAGGGCCCCACCGTGCCAGGCTAGGATGCTGCAAACCTACCATGGGCTCTGTGAGACTTGGAGCAATTGAAGTTTAAAAGTTCTAAATTCATAAAACCGAATGAGTTACAGCAGATAAGCCCTTGGAAGGTGCCACCTACTGCTATGGCTTTCTTTGACAGAAACTGGCGCATGTCGGGGATTCTCTCCAATTGCCCATTTTTTCTTCTTATGTCAACAACATGAGAATGGTTTTAAAAACAATGCAGATATGACTGTCGGAAAAGTCTTTTCAGACACTCAGTTAGAGGTTATCTTGGCCTGTAAGGCCACTGCAGTTTGGGGTGCTGGGGTCACACCAGTCCTTACTGATTATCTACAATGCACAGTGTCATATCAAACAGTCACCTCTGTTTTGCTCGCTGTGCGGTAATGGTGGTGGTGTCCTGGGATATAATGCAGTTGTTCCACTGTATTGTGCCGTCGGGAGGCGAATGCTTGGCGCTTGGCAGAAGTTTGGTTCATACATAAGGTATTGTACAAGTTATTTGAGGCACTGGGATGGGAGTGCATCTTTGTCATCCTGTAGCGATCCAAGACAGGCGTAGAAACAAAGACGTCTGTGTGTGACAATGCGCGTGACATGGACTGGTCTGCGAAACCTGTGCgctctggggagagcagggggtcttGGGAATGGAGGCGCTCTGCGGACAGAAGCTGTTCATCAGAGAGGATCCGTTCATAAGACATGCTGAACTCCTCGGGCATGACCCTCTCAGGGGACAGCACCCTGTCCTGGGACATAGCCCGTATGGGTCGGCGGGGCCGTTCTCTGTGGTTGGTCTGTTTCTGAGACATTTGGATGACATTGAGAGGGAGGGTCCCTCGTGCTGCCAGATCAGGAAGGTGTCTCCTCTTCATGTAATATTCATCAGCTTCTTTGTcagctgggaggggaaaagaaaaggaaacagtGTTAGGAGCAGCCGAGGGTGTGGTCACAGGAGGGAGAGCAGGGATGGTGTGCATAGAACAGCGCTCTGGAACAAGGCCTCTTGGTGTGCTGGATAATGTCAGAGGCAGCACAAACATGGAGATCCATCAGGCCTTTCACCTTAATCTTCAGAGATTTAAGCATTGCCATAGACAGCGATAGCACTGTGCTATCAATCATGGAACTCAAAGGTCTATTTGCACTGTGTGAATATGTATGTATTACGCATGGACACAATGTACATCATGTGTATGCACACACAGCCGTACAGGTCCAGTGGGGACATCAGTTTGTACATGAGTGACTGTGTGCTATATTGCAATTGTAACATGTCACACAATGAACCCCATGTACTGATTTGTAGTATTACCAGGTCACTGAGAATTTGACATGGTTGGAAAACAAAATTTCCAAGTCTGTGGGAAATTTGGACATTTAGAAATTTCCTTTTGtcccaaattggaacaaaaagctgaaatttccAAATTTAGCGTGaaacaaaaataacaaaaaatttGTTTCAGAAACATTGAAGCACCCTTATAGAAACATTTCATTTCGACGGTCAAGATGTTTCCTTTCAACAGTATCATTCTGacttttttatattatattatattaaagtGATTTTGTTGTTTGTCAGTGACTGGCCATGAATATCTCATGGATGCTGGTTTCAACCAGAGTCGCTCTCACTGTATTTTttcaaaaaactttttttttttggtaaagtcagctgcaaacttgctctgaggggtgtggggtgctccTGTGAGACACTGTATTTTCTGTTTGGTGTTTAGTTTCCTAAGGGCACTGGACATGAGTTCAGAAATATGAGGTCCATCCCAAAGTCTCTGAGAAGCTCAGGGAAACAGAGACTGACATGCAAACCATTCAGCTCTGTGCCATGCTGTTTGTTCCATGAAAAGTGCTCTGGTCTGTCTGTCATTCTTCTGTCTTAGATGCTCTGTTACATAAATGGGGACTCAGCACCGCCCCCTTTTGTTGGATTTTAAGCCACATAAGGCTTGCAGTGGAGGTACATTGGCCTTGAGATGTCTGTCTGACTCATTGGTACCACCACAGTACCTGACCCTGAGCAGGTAGAACAACCTGCCAAAACTAGGTTACAGCCTGAAGAAACAACCCCACAATTATTCCAAGGAAGCAGTTTCTGTGGCACCTTCTGGATCTTACCTTTGCCCTAATGCTGGGGAAATATGACCACCTGTTTAGAGCTGTGCAGTGTCTTTGGCCCTTGAACACTGGCCTGCTTGCATACTGCCATGGTGGCCTTATGTTAATATTGACACCTCTGATGATATGTAAGGGAGCATCTAGTCTTATTGCACACCGTGTCCTCTCAAAGCTAACAGCAGATTTCAATGTAAGTCTTTTGTCATTGGGCTGGGGGACTGTTTAATGGCCAGGAATAAGGGTCAGTAAATTGCCTCCTCTGCATTCCTTTCACTGCAAGGCTTTCAGTGACTGCTCACAGCGTGTCCAGAAACACCCAACACAACCAGGCCAGGGGGCTCCCAACACCTCAGGACTTGTCAGTAGTCTTCACCCTAGAATGAAACACATACAGCACCCCTGA
The Mauremys reevesii isolate NIE-2019 linkage group 15, ASM1616193v1, whole genome shotgun sequence DNA segment above includes these coding regions:
- the SHISA6 gene encoding protein shisa-6; the protein is MNIHRALADILRQQGPIPIAHCERETISAIDTPPKENTPVRTSSKNHYTPVRTSKSNPGHYGKDIYRSGGPDLHNFISSGFVTLGRGHVKDDQEQNYNHLILNSATQTPTNEKPRMNNILTSATEPYDLSFSRSFQNLSHLPPSYEAAVKTNPSKYSSLKRLTDKEADEYYMKRRHLPDLAARGTLPLNVIQMSQKQTNHRERPRRPIRAMSQDRVLSPERVMPEEFSMSYERILSDEQLLSAERLHSQDPLLSPERTGFADQSMSRALSHTDVFVSTPVLDRYRMTKMHSHPSASNNLYNTLCMNQTSAKRQAFASRRHNTVEQLHYIPGHHHHYRTASKTEVTV